The following are encoded in a window of Armatimonas rosea genomic DNA:
- a CDS encoding alpha-ketoacid dehydrogenase subunit beta, which translates to MAKLRYIDALALALREEMRRDPNVFLVGEEVGQYQGTLELSKGFLEEFGKTRVVDTPISEVGIIGLGIGAAMAGLRPVCEMMRMDFATPAYDQIVQHAAKIRYMFGGQFQVPMVIRGPSGVGLQLSAQHSQAIEVLFAHIPGLKVVVPATPADAKGLLLTAIRDNNPVMVLESLRMYFMKPDDLEAIQPGLSEVPDDPDFSVPLGQANVLREGKDVTIVAYSWMVIQALKAANELAKEGISAEVIDLRTLLPLDMNTVLASIKKTHRAVVVQEQWPLYGCAAEISAQIGERAFYDLDSPVMRVTGAFVPMPYAKNLENLAFPTEVDIIAAAKRTLGGK; encoded by the coding sequence ATGGCAAAACTACGCTACATAGACGCCCTCGCGCTCGCCCTGCGTGAGGAGATGCGCCGCGACCCGAACGTGTTTCTGGTCGGGGAAGAAGTGGGGCAGTACCAGGGAACCCTGGAGCTCTCCAAGGGCTTTCTCGAAGAGTTTGGCAAGACCCGCGTGGTCGATACCCCCATCTCCGAGGTCGGAATTATCGGCCTAGGGATCGGGGCGGCGATGGCGGGACTGCGCCCGGTCTGCGAGATGATGCGCATGGACTTTGCGACGCCCGCCTACGACCAGATTGTCCAGCACGCGGCCAAGATCCGCTACATGTTTGGCGGTCAGTTCCAGGTGCCCATGGTGATCCGTGGCCCCAGTGGTGTCGGGCTCCAGCTCTCGGCGCAGCACTCCCAGGCCATCGAAGTTCTCTTTGCGCATATTCCCGGCCTGAAAGTGGTGGTGCCTGCCACCCCCGCCGATGCCAAGGGCCTCCTGCTCACCGCCATTCGCGACAACAACCCCGTGATGGTCCTAGAGTCGCTGCGCATGTACTTCATGAAGCCCGATGACCTAGAGGCGATCCAGCCGGGTCTCTCGGAGGTCCCCGACGATCCTGACTTCTCCGTGCCGCTGGGGCAGGCCAATGTGCTGCGCGAGGGGAAAGATGTCACGATCGTGGCCTACTCCTGGATGGTGATCCAGGCGCTCAAGGCTGCCAATGAGCTGGCAAAAGAGGGCATCTCTGCCGAGGTGATCGACCTGCGTACCCTCCTGCCTCTGGACATGAACACGGTGCTGGCCTCGATCAAGAAGACCCACCGCGCCGTGGTCGTGCAGGAGCAGTGGCCGCTCTACGGCTGTGCGGCGGAGATCTCCGCCCAGATCGGGGAGCGCGCCTTCTACGACCTCGACTCGCCCGTGATGCGTGTGACCGGCGCGTTTGTGCCGATGCCCTACGCCAAGAACCTGGAGAACCTCGCCTTCCCCACGGAAGTCGATATCATTGCGGCGGCAAAACGCACCCTCGGAGGCAAGTAA